TCAGATAAGAATAGAGACATTAGGAGGTAAAATACCATGATGTAGTGGCATGCCAACCTAGTTGTTGCATTTGACTCTATGCGATGTGTGTACCAATATTTATATAGTATACTGGTAAAACTACACAAATGAACAGTTTACACAACGTAAAATTATACTATGAGAAGATTAAATGTTAATCTTACATTGTTTTGGCACCCGTTGTCTTGCATATGCGAACAATTCGCTATCATTATCCTTTGCAAGTTTCGAGGTCACAGCAGTTGTACGCTCTCAACGAATCAGATAAGAATATAAGTATTTGACGGTAAAAtactatacatatatatatatatatatcacggAGCGGCATGTTAATTGCAGTTTTTGTATTTGCGTTTACACATGTTTCACAATCATCATAAACTACAAGTGAAAACGCACAAATTGGCAGTTTATGAACTTAGATATTCATTTACTTCTCATATATTTATAGGGTCCAATCAGGATCAACTATACTTTTCAGTGCAAATTCGGCTGTCAACATTCTTGCATTAAAACGCcatatctatatataaaggagaggcgtctatctgtctgtctgtttgtctgtttgtctgtctgtctgtctgtctgtctgtctgtctgtctgtctgtctgtgtgtccgtctgtaggagcgtttctcaaaacgGCGAGTTTGATCTCAGCCAAATTTGGCTCGCGAACGTCGAATTTATTCGTGTCGAAAGTGAACGTGTGATCGTCTTcttgacttctcccacgacgacgcgatttcctgccgatcgcACCCGCTTCCGCTTGagcgcgaatatctctggaacggtgcatcgtatctccaccgaatttagactgcccgatCTCGACGTCGAACGGTACACGttgagcgtgtcgtttattgcgagcgacgctgggaaacggtaaatatttttgctgatatccgggtcttgaaaaaatacgcccacagtcgtttgccagtctacgaccgtcgaagagctgccgtgtttaatgAACCTATTGCTCGAAATgtcagcaacgtcttcgaaaagacgacgttcaacgggactgtcgaaatggcgagagtcggcattcgttatatacgggaaACGGATTATCTGGGGAGATGtttagaagaagacgaagtaGCGAGACGGTACCGTTTGGACGGCGACTGAGACAGAGCGCGTGCTGAGCAAGCAGAACATTCgagacctcgcaacaaagacttcacgtgacgtgtccacagacttATCTTTACACAGTATCTTGTCCGTACGAAGAACGGACCATGGATACTAGTCTATATAATAATACGCGAACGCTCAGaaacgcccacttccgtctctctgtctgtaacTCGCCgttcgacacgacgccggtctcagATCGTCGCGAAATGCGGTGGGCCGGTCGAGATCGCgagtccgagacgaacggttGCGTCAGATTTCGCCTCGACTGCCTCAGACGGCccgaaacgagactttggctgTCTCAAATGAGATGCTCAGATGTGTCTTCGCagaagtgacgtcattctccacgaatataTTATGACGTTGAagtagtcttgcgtagccagacccctttccgccgcggcctccccggcgaaatggggtctggtgtacgaCCTTTGATGTCGCAGTGTGCcgtgtagccagaaatcggctatctaaagaccgaatttagtttcttaaatgcttcactaaagacgagactggtatgcacgcaatgcaatcctatctcgatagcttgtcttgtttcgtagagaacaactcgaagactacagctagagtcgttgctgtttgtgaaatctgcatgtctacagcagcgattaaacgcggccgcggggacgttgacgtcgacaggcttcgatttcatgcagccatgatcgacgtcgtacgatctagcgttgtgcgctcgtgtcacaacggagactgaatgcgaacgtactggatggatgcgaacgtactcggtgctgtttgctgttttttgacgtctaaagcgaccgcatacagtccggagtgagcgatatctggaagggcttggagttgcatgacgtcatcgaaacaagatgagtcgtctttctgtgtttgggtaatcatttgatgtgttttgtgcattgttttggtgaacacatacagtagcaaccaggaagagaccacgttgtGATTGGAGTAGTATGAACGGAAGCAGCTTGGGTTGCAGACTTCACTTctgacactgcatgtcaatctgTGGAACACGCAAGTCTCTACTACTGACGTTATATGATATCTGCCTGGCCCTGAGTGACCTTTACGTGACGATCAACACTGCATGCGTATACTGCATGATCATCATGTATTAATTCATAGATATACGTACAGCTCATATATGGTAGTCCATACatagctagtctagagttTTCATGTTTACAATACATAGcacataataacaataatacttTAGGTTCACTCGGTGTCATTAAAATGTACAtctacatcatcatcatcatcatcatcatcattgtcatcatcctCAGGTACGAAACCAATGTGCTCTTGCAGCAACTTCTGTAGCCATGTGCAAAGAGTTTCTTTCCTGCTTTGTTCCAGGAGGGTGCATGAGTATCGAAAGCGGCTATGATGCCTTCCAATCTCTTCCTTGAATATTTTTTTCATTTAATATTTCCAGCACTAGCTGAAAGTCTTTACTGTCTTGAGCGATGGTGTGTTTGCTAGATGTCTACTGAGCCATAACCGACTGTTCGAACAAGTCGCACACACAGTCTACACTACCTATTGATTTTGCTGCACGAGCTAATGCTGAAGGGACAACATTAGCTCCCATATTACGGATGATACCCTTCAGCCGTCTGTTTAGGTGTTCCATCGCCAAATCGCAAGGTATGTTGCATCCAATTTGGCCCCTTCTATTTACAAACCGGCTCCATTTTACTTCTGTGGCTGCTCTTTCAGATAACGAGTGAAGTTGGAGGATTAGCAGAAATGCCTCCTTGCTATAATTTCGTTTACCGGTTTCTTTAAATAGCACCATGAGCACTTTCCAGTATCGTATCACTCTATCACCATCCCCCTCTTTGACTGCGTCATGAAAACCCTTGTAGATGAGGCCAAGATTCAGGATGTCAAGTGCATCAACATGGACTGCATCGAAAGCAGTAGAATGTTCCCTGtataatagataaataataataataatatatttcattgTACTACAACTTGTAGATCGACTCTATAGCTACCGTGCCTTACCTCTGTGCTAGTAAGGATGACAGCAACACAAAAGAATCCATGACTTTTCTGCATAAGGGTGCTAAGGTCTCTTCTTCCCTTGTGTTGATTTTACAGACTGTGCTGCTGACACCACATGAGCTTCCCATGCAAGGGTAAAAAAGTCCTCAGCAGCCTTGAGGTCTTTACCAGGATCTTTATGCACGCTGGTCTTATTTAGCACATGTTTTAGATGGTGTAAAGTGCCTTTGTCTCTGCTAGAATCGTCCCAATATAAGCGCTTCCATATAGCCTGCACAAATATAGAAAGTAAGctaatactgtatatatagctAATCCTATAGGTTACCATCAACACCAATAATATACCTTTGCCAAGGTGAGGCGAGCATGCCAATCTTCAACAACAGGCAGCAATCCTTCCAATCTACCTTTTGCATTGTCATGGCTACTTCTTAGAGACTTGGCCCCTCTAGCCCTGGCTGCTGTAAGTTGATCGCCTCCCATCAAAATAGGCAAGAAATCGACGTTTTTCAAGCACAATGACTTATCTCCCACGTCAAGAGTACTGTTCACTACACGAGAGGGGACATATTCTTGTAGCGAACCAAGTATCTTGCACATTTCTGGCAGGTAAATTTCATTGTGGAGAAGCACTTCCAATGGCACCTAATTAAGcaaatacaaagacaaatactCAGCTGGAGCCCTGGCTATACAGAAAACCATGTAACAGTCTATTCACCATCTTCGATTTACTTGACATCTCCTTTTGATACTTGCATGGAATGTGCCATACTACATCAGCTGCTTGGTGTTCAAAGTCTGGGATTCGTCTCACAAGAACTCTGCCATAGTCGTATAGcctagtattaattaatcagtaaaCAGCTCACAATCAATTTTCACAAGTACCTGGAAAGAAGTACTTCAAAGTCTCTTTCCAGCTGCATGATGTCGTGGCTATTTATTAAGAAATCATCAATGGTTAGATTGAATGTGTTAGGAGCTCTATTCGATGAAATGCTCAGATCGATTCTGTCCAAGAGCGCAAAGGAATGAAAATAGTGATAAGATCGAGTTTGATGGTCAACTCTTTGATTGGATGGTCTAACGTTTTTGTCAATATTATCACCCACAATCTTAAATCCAGTCCATTGACATTGAATGACTTCTCTACACAcatgcaatcacacacaaactaaaatacTTTTAACCTAACACATGTAtataatgcacacacacatacacacacacacacacacacacacacacacacacacacacacacacacacacacgcacgcacgcacgcacgcacgcacacgcacacatacaccacaccacacaacactacacaCTACACACTGTACAGTCATCTATTTACCTTCCAGTGTCATCTTCAAGTAAACAATTTTCCACATCAATGTCACTTAATTGACTAGAGGGTGAATCCAGGTCGGATGTAGACTTTCTTGAAGAATGCCCATCACTCTCCAAAATTTCAGTTTTCAATTCAGAGTCTGTAGAGACAGTCTTGTCAACTGTCTGGTTTTCTGTACAGTggtctgtttgattgtcagTGTCTAATCTGTATTCTGACTGGTTGCTAGACAAAGGAGACTGGGCTAATTCACTTGACTTGGCCACACCAATTATCCTCATTTCTGTCTTAATATATAAAAACAAAGACCTTGATTAATTTAACTTAAATCAGAgaaacaattaaattaaaactAATGTTATAACTTACTGGAAAGTGATGCTTTAAGTTTTCTGAGCATGATTTCACTTCGGAATCAAAGTTGTCACTGATTCTATCCAAAATTTTAAGAGTACCTTTGTGTGATATGCAGACCATTAGGGGttgcaaacaagaaaacacctAGTAACagaaaaatattaaaattgcaaAATGTCCAACttttatatgtgtgtatatgtatatatatatatatatatatatatatatatatatatatatatatatatatatatatatatatatatatatatatacttgctTAGCAGTTCCATTGCCATACAACAAAAGAGAGATGACACGTTGAACTATAGAAAACTGCTGGTACCGCTGTTTCAAGGCCGTTGATGCAATGAAGCAAACAAGGGGCTTGCACCTCTCAGCACTTTCAGACACTAAGATGCTAATCACATGCAACAATGTGGGAGTATAATTTTTCAGCTCCAACCAAATTCTATCCCACGAAAAGTGCAAAAGAGCTTCACTGTCCATGAATACACTTCTCTTGCCAAGTTTCCTAATCTGATTAATTTCTTTAGCAGTTTTCTTCTTTAGTGACGTAATGGCTGTGTTGCATGCTTCTGCAGAAGTCGTGGCAAAATTCACTGAGAACAAATTCCCGCGAACACATCTCTTTACTGCCTGCTTTCTTCTTGGAGAAGCAAGGTTGTATGCTCTCATTCCAGACTTGTATTTTACAACCACCTAGAAGTTATGAATTCAATCAATGATTTGTAAGCTAGATGCAAGTTTGATGACTCAGACATCCTCTGACATTTACTTTTGGAGACACTTTTTGGATCCTCTGTTGAAGCATTTCTGGTTGGCTACCTGTCATTTCATCTCCATCTTTATCCCCAGGTACTTCAAGTCGTTGCCTCTTTGAAGCTGTACCACATACATAGACAGGCAAGTGTGCCAATTGTTGTTTTATCTATAATGAGCCAACCATATGCAGTTTTATTATAGTTCCATCTTTCttagttaatttttatgtAGATCAACATGCAAAATGAACTAAGACTCACCTTAACCTTCAGCAGATGAAGTTCACTTAGTTTCTTCAAATCTTTTTGACAGTAGTGACACACATAAGCTGGACCAGCAGGTGGCAAGTACGAAGACAGTGGAAGGCCCGAGTGTTCTTGAAGCATAACTTCTAAAGTATGTCGAGCATCAGTGAGACTACGTCCATCCAACCGTTTTCTCTTGGTCCACAAGGTAGTAGTATCAAGTGGTGTAGAGCACAAAAAGCACGACGACATGTCAAACCAGTATATCTAACAATTAACTAACGCAATATAGTAATTAATCGAAAAGCTGCTGTCTATTTGCTCGCCCGTCCTAAGCTTTCATCTATATATAGTTAGACACACTGCTATGGCAACGTCGCTGTAAACCTTGACCTGCAAAAATGAACACATAGTCTTCACTTTGGCACGTCCAGCACCTTATTTGCAACGTGATCTCTTCCGAGTTGCTACCGTGTTCACTAGAGCaacgcacaaaacacatgaggTCATGGCCAAGACAAAGGAAAACAACTCATCTTGTATCTAGAAAAGCTagggcttggagctgacaTCATCGaaacaattttaattaagatgaGTTGCTTCCTTTGTTTGGGTAATGACctcatgtgtttgtgcattgttCTCTTACTAAAAAGAGCTAGACAACTTCtaattatagttaattaattgacaatttAAGATGCAAGGTTCAGACGACCATATTTAATTTACTGATTAAGATATATCGCGGACAGCTAGGCTCACTCCTTTCATTCTAAACTCGTCGCGTGTGACATCTAGAATCTAGAAATGTCGGATATCTACGAAGCCATTGAGTATGCACGAAAGCAGCTTGGGTTTGCAGACTTGAAAGATAAGCAATTGTTGGCCATCAAACACTTCGTCGAGAGATCTGATACATTTGCAATACTGCCTACCGGTTATGGCAAGTCCGTTATTTACAGCTTGCTTCCTGTTGTCTTTGACAGAATGAGAGGTGAGACGACGCTCTTTAAATATACGCACATACATAGTTAATTTCTTCTTAGATGGGTACATATACACTTGTTACATGTAATAACATTGTTACAATAACCAGATTAATTATGGCTGCGCAGGTCATTGTGGCagtattgttgtgtgtgtcagccCTCTAACGTCACTCATGATTGATCAGAAATCCAAACTGCTTCCTAGAGGATTGAAGTGTGAATTTGTAGGAGAATTTCAGACTGATGACAACGCTGTGGGGGAAGTCTTGACAGGCAAAGTGCAATTAGTTTTTATAAGCCCAGAAAACCTTTTGGGCAATCCTACTTTTCGAACAATGTTTTTAAAGAAGATCTACAAAGATAACCTTGTTGCTCTTGTCATTGATGAGGCCCATTGTGTAAAGACATGGttagtaaatatattacttGCCTCACTGTTGCAAAATACTATACCCTCcatatatgtatgtttatAATAGTTCGTGCTTTGTCATTATGTAGGGGAGACAAGTTTCGTGTGGCATTCGCTATGATAGGAACTCTTCGAAATTTACTTCCAAAAAAGACTCAGATCATGGCTTTGTCAGCTACAGCAACAAAACCCACATATGATCATGTTGTGAGTAGACTGTCTATGGAAAATGTGAGTGTTGTAGGGCTTTCGCCCATGAGAGACAACATAAGATATGCTGTTCAAGCAGTGACATCACTGGATGACTTCAGTTCTAAACTTGCCACAGGTCTGAGGCATATGCAAAACACCTTCCCCAAAATGGTGATCTTTTGTACTAAATACGACAACTGTTGTTCACTGTATCTTCTGCTCAGATCAAAGTTGGGATCCCACTTTACATTTCCATCAGATTGTATTGATTTGCAAGAATTTCGTCTAGTTGATATGTATTCGAGTGCCTCCACAGTCGAGATGAAACAAAAAATTTTGATGTCATTAGTAAAGTAGACAGCACATTGAGAGTTCTGATagctacaacagcatttgAGATGGGTGTTGACATTTCCAACATTAGGTGGATTGCTCATTGGAGTCCACCATGGCTCATTGAAGATTATGTCCAAGAGACTGGGAGAGCTGGAAGGGACggcttgacagcaactgcactgCTTGTATATGGACATCTGCACAGGACAGTTTCATCCTCGATGAGGAAGTATGGACAAAATTTTACAACCGTCGTAGGAAGTGCTTATTTGCTGATTTCCTATTTGCGGGTAGTGAAGACAGTGCAGGAAAAggatgtggttgttgtgatgtttgtgcacTTAGTTGTGACTGTGGTAACTGCTGTACCTTTGACCTTCCAGTAAAATAAATAACTGCATGTTGTAACAACTGTCTAAAATTCTAGATCATGTAGAGCTGCGTGCATATCATAAATCATGCAATAAAACATAACTGTCTGACATGTCgacgtgcttttgtgtttgatgaaacCACCAGATGCTATCACCTTgttgagcaagagaaaacagttgGATGCAAGTAGTCTCCCTAAGCTCCACATACTCTGGAAGTTACGCTGCAGAAACACGCGTAATTTCTAGCTCTGCCAAACAACACATCGAATCTGTACCACCTTGGGACGTCCAGGATTTCTGTCAACGTattctcttcctggttgctactgtatgtgttcaccaaagcaatgcacaaaacacatcaaatgattacccaaacacagaaagacgactcatcttgtttcgatgacgtcatgcaactccaagtaccttccagatatcgctcactccggactgtatacggtcgctttagacgtcaaagaacagcaaacagcaccgagtacgttcgcatccatccagtacgttcgcattcagtctccgttgtgacacgagcgcacaacgctagatcgtacgacgtcgatcatggctgcatgaaatcgaagcctgtcgacgtcaacgtccccgcggccgcgtttaatcgctgctgtagacatgcagatttcacaaacagcaacgactctagctgtagtcttcgagttgttctctacgaaacaagtgaagctattgagataggattgcattgcgtgcataccagtctcgtctttagtgaagcgtttaagaaactaaatccggtctttagatagccgatttctggctacgcggcacacagcgacatcaaaggccgtacaccagaccccatttcgccggggaggtcgcggcggaaaggggtgtggctacgcgagactacgtccttcgtacgggcaagatactgtagtagcctcgcaagccaggctcttccgcgcagtcgctgagctaaccgcacgtgaatcacacaaggaggaggagcttttaccggaattgctccagcgcgagaagagcctggtcgctttcgagaacgtcatagtgacgtgggacccccgatccggtttcatagcttgatgaAGCTAACTCTAgtaggtaagcatgtaggtatgaaagttgagaacacgcgacatcgcttcacgcacttgcttgttttgcactaagtacgtagttgacatcatcgttcgcttctagtacgtttGTAGACAGCCCAGCCATGTAATactctgcagtgtcacgactccttttcagcattcagtttcgccaccagcacaccgccgaatctagatctgcagcgcggtagtttgagaaatgaactcattgtacgcggttagtgtatatatgtagcagtcagagtccgtgcatggaaacaagtcgtacgtactacacgtgcaactacgagtcaactctacacttcctgaacataataggtccactgcactgatgttttcccatgcctacaTGTTTCtagttcaccgtgaggagagccaatatcgtacgAAAGTGttgcttgctgagtcgaaagtaccgtcacatagactgcggtagcaatacacgccaatctgatcatgacgcggagaggtcaacaagctctaggccactgttttcatgaaccattgagtgaaactggaccggcagttctcacaccatttcccccacagaccatagatgtcagagtagacgcgcaagagtagtgaacagttctacgtcggtttcaattcgcgcaaacctgcagatgagttcagtagaaagaaatgttgctggagagtgtaggttcagtgGACCAGTCctatgtaggccattcctacgctcattattcaccagcactttgtccatcaacagcttcactggatttcgtgttcacgcgctctccgcggagggctacctttctgcttcatgtatcagcgcaattacattaacgagctctttaggaaatcgaattagccttatgcaagctatgaaaccggatcgggagtcccacgtcactatgacgttttcgaaagcgaccaggctcttctcgcgctggagaaTTTCCGGTAAAAgttcctcctcctcgtgtgattcacgtgcggttagctcagcgactgcgcggaagagcctggcttgcgagccAATACTGTAGCGTTCTGACGAAAGTGCAACACGTCacatgcaatctttgttgtgaggtcccggatgtgctaaCTGAATTGGAAttttgctcttcgcgcttgtttcgatagaaatcgacacactccccgtttAGTGATttctgcagaaaacgtgtatgtTGGATTTGGCGCAAATGCAaacagaatttggagagaagcGAAAGCGCTCGAAGAGTAAGttccatcggcaagaaatagttgattgctcgaagctttgcgaaggacgacaacacgtacagtctacacaggactggcgtgggcgtgtgttcgaataaactttAACGTGTAAAGTTttcgtcatcgagaaattttacgcgaggGTCGATTCCTGGACAGgagacccggtgcataattttttaaattttttatgcaAATCTTTTTTTtcgcgtgccgagtgtgcgtgctgatttcggttgcgaacggacaaaagacgtggccacCAAACAcgaaatcacacacacacacacacacacacacacacacacacacacacacacacacacacacacacacacacacacacacacacacacacacacacacacacacagacaatttgagctttacatactttgtgtgtgtatatatatatatacatatataccaaTAGTTTGATAGAGAGCCATATAGCACAAATCCcgtttctgttgtgcgaccggAATTAGAAGCCTCGCAACGCTCGGcaacaattataattaatcACCAGGAATGATTTAAAGTAGCTACTCCAATGTATACTGTAATTTTAGGATAATAGAGCATCATTTCTGGTAGATTGCTAATGCAGTTCCCGCCAGTTTATAgcatttatttaaaattagcATAAAACGTCGAATGTTTATAATCAATTATGTAGAAGCCGCCAAGCGAACATAGTGGTTTGTGAACAAAAATGCATATTGGCCAACGATTTAGTGAAACTGGTTGGAGTAAACAAAAGTGTGCAATAACTGAAAGAACAGTCAAATGCCAATTGCTATGATTTTTCTTTTTTATTGACTAATTTCCATTCACTCACTTAATGCATAACACCACAACTCAGACAAATTCTATCATCAGTTGAAGATGGTTGAGAAGGATGAGGTCCGTCATTAGATGGTTGAGAAGGAGGGGGTCGGTCATAAACATAATTTGCCAAGACACCTAGACaggaatatatatatatatatatatatatatatatatatatatatatatatatatatatatataacttatgtaaatttaaaattatatataattttatgtatttatagaTAAAACATTATACAAGACAATAAATTCTTTTACCGGACTTGTCTGCACCTGAAGAGTATAATGTTATATGGTCTGAAGATAATTCGTCTAAACAGATGAAGATTAGGATTTCACAGCaattaaacaacaataaacatttGTAGATATTAATCGTAAAATGTTCAAAACGTAACATCAGTAAATCTTGAATATTGAAAGTTGTAAAATACTACTggttataaaattaaaaacaaacgTGTTGTATTTTGAAATCTATCTGCGAAACCATTGAAATtgtgtattgatatcaacacaaaGATGCGACAACTGTAAGTTTTACTTTGAATTACCCTAAAGATAAAAGTTTTGGGAAGAAAAATTATTgctccatatatatatatatatatatatatatatatatatatatatatatatatatatatataccgcTCATAAGTTTTtcttgcgcatgctcagtacCAAAACTTGTGCCAGCTTTGTGCACACGCACTGCAGCGGTGAAGCAAGAATCCAAGATTTGGTGCCACACTATACAATTTTCTCATATCTGTATTTCTACTTTTATTTAACCGTTTATTATttcactatttaattaatcttaaaTTTCTTCTGTTCTTGTCTACTGCGGTAAACCTGTCGTATACAGCTGCTTCAAAGTCTATCTTACTAGACATATCCCTTTCTATGCCAGTCCTAGGGTTAGgtcttcaatcttttcaaacatgaaaacGAATGCTCGCATGACGTGTAGAGACACGTACCTAATGTCAACACTACTTTTAAGACTATGAGCAGGTCTACGACAGTCTAGCTTCCTCCACTGGCAAAAGATGGTATATCACGTCAGAGGGAGATTTTACTTTCTGTTTGGTCTTTTGATAACGTGCTCCAGACTCCGCCTGAAATGGCACCATTCCATAATTAAG
The DNA window shown above is from Corticium candelabrum chromosome 13, ooCorCand1.1, whole genome shotgun sequence and carries:
- the LOC134188509 gene encoding ATP-dependent DNA helicase RecQ-like translates to MSDIYEAIEYARKQLGFADLKDKQLLAIKHFVERSDTFAILPTGYGKSVIYSLLPVVFDRMRGHCGSIVVCVSPLTSLMIDQKSKLLPRGLKCEFVGEFQTDDNAVGEVLTGKVQLVFISPENLLGNPTFRTMFLKKIYKDNLVALVIDEAHCVKTWGDKFRVAFAMIGTLRNLLPKKTQIMALSATATKPTYDHVVSRLSMENVSVVGLSPMRDNIRYAVQAVTSLDDFSSKLATGLRWIAHWSPPWLIEDYVQETGRAGRDGLTATALLVYGHLHRTVSSSMRKYGQNFTTVVGSAYLLISYLRVVKTVQEKDVVVVMFVHLVVTVVTAVPLTFQ
- the LOC134188769 gene encoding uncharacterized protein LOC134188769 isoform X2, yielding MSSCFLCSTPLDTTTLWTKRKRLDGRSLTDARHTLEVMLQEHSGLPLSSYLPPAGPAYVCHYCQKDLKKLSELHLLKVKIKQQLAHLPVYVCGTASKRQRLEVPGDKDGDEMTGSQPEMLQQRIQKVSPKVVVKYKSGMRAYNLASPRRKQAVKRCVRGNLFSVNFATTSAEACNTAITSLKKKTAKEINQIRKLGKRSVFMDSEALLHFSWDRIWLELKNYTPTLLHVISILVSESAERCKPLVCFIASTALKQRYQQFSIVQRVISLLLYGNGTAKQVFSCLQPLMVCISHKGTLKILDRISDNFDSEVKSCSENLKHHFPTEMRIIGVAKSSELAQSPLSSNQSEYRLDTDNQTDHCTENQTVDKTVSTDSELKTEILESDGHSSRKSTSDLDSPSSQLSDIDVENCLLEDDTGREVIQCQWTGFKIVGDNIDKNVRPSNQRVDHQTRSYHYFHSFALLDRIDLSISSNRAPNTFNLTIDDFLINSHDIMQLERDFEVLLSRVLVRRIPDFEHQAADVVWHIPCKYQKEMSSKSKMVPLEVLLHNEIYLPEMCKILGSLQEYVPSRVVNSTLDVGDKSLCLKNVDFLPILMGGDQLTAARARGAKSLRSSHDNAKGRLEGLLPVVEDWHARLTLAKAIWKRLYWDDSSRDKGTLHHLKHVLNKTSVHKDPGKDLKAAEDFFTLAWEAHVVSAAQSVKSTQGKKRP
- the LOC134188769 gene encoding uncharacterized protein LOC134188769 isoform X1; protein product: MSSCFLCSTPLDTTTLWTKRKRLDGRSLTDARHTLEVMLQEHSGLPLSSYLPPAGPAYVCHYCQKDLKKLSELHLLKVKIKQQLAHLPVYVCGTASKRQRLEVPGDKDGDEMTGSQPEMLQQRIQKVSPKVNVVVKYKSGMRAYNLASPRRKQAVKRCVRGNLFSVNFATTSAEACNTAITSLKKKTAKEINQIRKLGKRSVFMDSEALLHFSWDRIWLELKNYTPTLLHVISILVSESAERCKPLVCFIASTALKQRYQQFSIVQRVISLLLYGNGTAKQVFSCLQPLMVCISHKGTLKILDRISDNFDSEVKSCSENLKHHFPTEMRIIGVAKSSELAQSPLSSNQSEYRLDTDNQTDHCTENQTVDKTVSTDSELKTEILESDGHSSRKSTSDLDSPSSQLSDIDVENCLLEDDTGREVIQCQWTGFKIVGDNIDKNVRPSNQRVDHQTRSYHYFHSFALLDRIDLSISSNRAPNTFNLTIDDFLINSHDIMQLERDFEVLLSRVLVRRIPDFEHQAADVVWHIPCKYQKEMSSKSKMVPLEVLLHNEIYLPEMCKILGSLQEYVPSRVVNSTLDVGDKSLCLKNVDFLPILMGGDQLTAARARGAKSLRSSHDNAKGRLEGLLPVVEDWHARLTLAKAIWKRLYWDDSSRDKGTLHHLKHVLNKTSVHKDPGKDLKAAEDFFTLAWEAHVVSAAQSVKSTQGKKRP